One genomic window of Vibrio mangrovi includes the following:
- the glnS gene encoding glutamine--tRNA ligase produces the protein MSEAEARPSNFIRQIIDKDLAEGKHTSVHTRFPPEPNGYLHIGHAKSICLNFGIAQDYQGQCNLRFDDTNPEKEDLEYVESIKKDVNWLGFQWAGEVCYSSDYFDQLYKYAVELIEKGLAYVEELTPEQIREYRGTLTQPGKDSPYRDRSVEDNLALFEKMRSGGFQEGEACLRAKIDMASSFIVLRDPVLYRVRFAEHHQTGDKWCIYPMYDFTHCISDALEGITHSLCTLEFQDNRRLYDWVLDNITIPCHPRQYEFSRLNLEYTVMSKRKLNQLVVEKLVSGWDDPRMPTISGLRRRGFTPASIREFCKRIGVTKQENMIEFGSLESCIRDDLNENAPRAMAVLDPVKIVIENYNADEVEMLEVANHPNKPEMGTRKVAFTREVWIEREDFREEANKKYKRLVLGKEVRLRGAYVIKAERIEKDSAGEITTIYCTYDADTLGKNPADGRKVKGVIHWVSADRGIPAEFRLYDRLFSVANPAAESEFTQVLNPDSLVRKQGFVEASLMDAQPEYGYQFERLGYFCADNRDSSAESLVFNRTVGLRDTWAKIESA, from the coding sequence ATGAGTGAAGCTGAGGCTCGTCCATCGAACTTTATCCGTCAGATTATTGATAAAGACTTGGCGGAAGGCAAACATACCAGTGTGCATACCCGATTCCCACCAGAGCCGAATGGCTATCTTCATATCGGACATGCGAAATCAATCTGTTTGAATTTTGGTATTGCTCAGGATTATCAGGGCCAGTGTAACTTACGTTTTGACGATACAAACCCGGAAAAAGAAGATCTTGAATATGTTGAGTCGATTAAGAAAGACGTTAACTGGTTAGGATTTCAGTGGGCCGGTGAGGTCTGCTACTCTTCCGATTACTTTGATCAATTGTATAAATATGCGGTTGAATTGATCGAGAAAGGCCTCGCATATGTTGAAGAACTGACTCCGGAGCAGATCCGCGAGTATCGGGGAACATTGACTCAACCGGGAAAAGATAGCCCTTACCGTGATCGCAGTGTAGAAGACAACCTTGCTCTGTTTGAAAAAATGCGGAGTGGCGGATTCCAGGAAGGTGAAGCCTGCCTACGTGCAAAAATTGATATGGCTTCATCTTTTATCGTCTTGCGTGATCCGGTTTTGTACCGGGTTCGTTTTGCTGAACATCATCAAACAGGGGATAAATGGTGTATTTATCCGATGTATGATTTTACGCACTGTATTTCGGATGCGCTCGAAGGGATTACACACTCTCTGTGTACGCTGGAATTCCAGGACAACCGACGTTTGTATGACTGGGTTCTGGATAATATCACGATTCCCTGTCATCCGAGACAGTATGAATTCAGCCGGTTAAACCTTGAATATACGGTGATGTCTAAACGGAAGCTGAACCAGCTTGTTGTAGAAAAACTGGTTTCCGGATGGGATGATCCACGGATGCCAACCATTTCCGGTTTACGTCGCCGAGGGTTTACACCTGCTTCAATTCGGGAATTCTGTAAGCGAATTGGTGTGACCAAGCAAGAAAACATGATTGAGTTTGGTTCTCTGGAATCTTGTATTCGTGATGACCTGAATGAAAATGCACCCAGAGCAATGGCTGTTTTGGATCCGGTTAAAATTGTGATTGAAAATTATAACGCGGATGAAGTCGAAATGCTGGAAGTTGCCAATCATCCGAACAAGCCTGAAATGGGAACCCGCAAGGTTGCCTTTACCCGGGAAGTCTGGATTGAGCGCGAAGACTTTCGTGAAGAAGCCAACAAGAAATATAAGCGTTTGGTTCTTGGGAAAGAGGTCCGTTTGCGGGGAGCTTATGTGATTAAAGCTGAACGCATTGAAAAAGATAGTGCTGGTGAAATTACGACGATTTACTGTACTTATGATGCTGATACTCTCGGGAAAAATCCGGCTGATGGACGGAAAGTCAAAGGTGTTATTCACTGGGTGTCAGCGGATAGAGGGATTCCGGCTGAATTCCGCTTGTATGATCGTCTCTTCTCAGTGGCAAATCCTGCGGCAGAGTCTGAATTTACTCAGGTACTCAATCCTGACTCACTGGTCCGGAAGCAAGGATTTGTTGAAGCGAGTCTGATGGATGCGCAACCTGAATATGGATATCAGTTTGAGCGCTTAGGCTACTTCTGTGCGGATAATCGTGATTCTTCAGCAGAATCATTAGTGTTTAACCGTACTGTTGGTTTAAGAGATACATGGGCGAAAATTGAGTCGGCCTGA
- the nagC gene encoding DNA-binding transcriptional regulator NagC, which produces MNDTQKGNVDLVKQLNSAAVYRLIDQQGPISRIQVADISQLAPASVTKITRQLLEKGLIKEVAQQASTGGRRAISLETEVLPFHSVAVRLGRDYIQISLYDLSGREIVADYHEFQYLHQKELIEGLLHYIRNFIREKQTHIQQLIAIGVVLPGLVNPETGVVEYMHNVDVDELAMGDIIRDHFGVECFIGNDIRGLALAEHYFGSSQDCQDSILISVGRGTGAGLIVNGRIFLGFNRNVGEIGHIQIDPLGAQCQCGNFGCLETVASNPAIVKRVRQFLAQGYQSTLSDLEQITISDICDHANQGDELARQTLIKVGDQLGKAVAITVNLFNPQKIIIAGDITTAQELIFPAIERNVQNQSLKAFHKNLPIVASQVYKQPTIAAFAMIKRAMLNGVLLQKLLEE; this is translated from the coding sequence ATGAATGATACGCAAAAAGGTAATGTAGATTTAGTCAAACAACTTAATAGTGCCGCTGTGTATCGGCTCATCGACCAACAGGGGCCAATATCCCGGATTCAGGTCGCAGATATCAGCCAGTTAGCTCCGGCCAGCGTCACCAAGATAACGCGTCAGCTTCTGGAAAAAGGCCTCATAAAAGAGGTCGCACAGCAGGCTTCGACTGGCGGACGTCGGGCAATATCTTTAGAAACAGAAGTCCTTCCTTTTCACTCTGTTGCCGTCAGGTTGGGTCGCGACTACATCCAGATCAGTCTTTATGACCTGAGTGGCAGGGAAATCGTTGCTGATTATCATGAATTTCAATACCTACATCAGAAAGAACTGATTGAAGGGCTGCTTCACTACATTCGCAATTTTATCCGTGAAAAACAAACCCACATTCAACAACTCATTGCAATTGGTGTGGTTCTGCCCGGTCTGGTCAACCCGGAAACTGGTGTGGTTGAATATATGCACAATGTGGATGTAGATGAACTTGCGATGGGCGACATCATCAGAGACCACTTTGGCGTTGAATGTTTTATTGGTAACGATATCCGGGGACTTGCACTGGCAGAGCACTATTTCGGTTCAAGTCAGGATTGTCAGGATTCTATCCTGATCAGTGTTGGTCGCGGTACTGGTGCAGGCTTGATTGTCAATGGCCGGATTTTCCTCGGTTTCAACCGAAATGTCGGAGAAATCGGACACATTCAGATCGATCCTCTGGGAGCTCAGTGTCAGTGTGGTAATTTCGGATGCCTGGAAACAGTCGCATCCAACCCAGCAATCGTCAAACGTGTCAGACAATTTCTTGCTCAGGGCTATCAGTCCACTCTTTCCGATCTGGAACAAATTACCATTAGCGATATTTGCGATCATGCCAATCAGGGTGATGAGCTGGCACGCCAGACACTAATCAAAGTCGGAGATCAACTGGGAAAGGCTGTTGCAATCACGGTCAACCTGTTCAATCCCCAGAAAATTATCATTGCCGGTGATATCACAACGGCACAAGAGCTGATTTTCCCGGCCATTGAACGGAATGTACAGAATCAGTCTTTGAAAGCTTTTCACAAAAACCTACCCATCGTTGCTTCCCAGGTTTATAAACAACCGACAATTGCTGCATTCGCTATGATTAAACGTGCAATGCTCAATGGTGTTTTGCTCCAGAAACTTCTGGAGGAATAA
- the asnB gene encoding asparagine synthase B — protein sequence MCSIFGILDIKSDASKLRPLALEMSKKLRHRGPDWSGIYTSDNAILAHERLAIVGLNSGAQPIYSPNKKHILAVNGEIYNHKEIRARYEDKYDFQTDSDCEVILALYQDMGADLLEELNGIFAFILYDEEKDQYLIGRDHIGIIPLYQGVDEHGNYYIASEMKALVPVCKTISEFPPGCYYGSSDQEPVRYYIRDWNDYNAVQGNVTDKEELTQALEAAVKRQLMTDVPYGVLLSGGLDSSITSAVAKRFAAMRIEDDEKSAAWWPQLHSFAIGLEGAPDLKAAREVAEKIGTVHHEMTYTIQEGLDAIRDVIYHIETYDVTTIRASTPMYLMGRKIKAMGIKMVLSGEGADEIFGGYLYFHKAPNAQEFHEETVRKLLALNMFDCARANKSLAAWGVEGRVPFLDKEFIDVAMRLNPKDKMCGNGKMEKHVLRECFEHYLPDSIAWRQKEQFSDGVGYGWIDTLKAVAEEKITDQQMETAQYRFPYNTPTTKEGYVYREIFEELFPLESAAKCVPGGPSVACSSAKAIEWDESFKNCIDPSGRAVKNVHQEAY from the coding sequence ATGTGTTCTATATTTGGCATCTTAGATATTAAAAGTGATGCATCGAAGCTGCGTCCGCTGGCATTGGAAATGTCCAAGAAACTTCGTCATCGTGGTCCGGACTGGTCTGGTATTTATACTTCGGATAATGCAATTCTGGCACATGAAAGACTGGCTATCGTTGGTCTTAATAGTGGTGCTCAGCCAATCTACAGCCCAAACAAAAAACACATACTTGCCGTCAACGGCGAAATCTATAACCACAAAGAAATCAGAGCCCGTTACGAAGACAAATATGATTTCCAGACAGATTCAGATTGTGAGGTCATCCTTGCACTTTATCAGGACATGGGCGCTGATTTACTCGAAGAGCTCAACGGTATTTTCGCTTTCATCCTGTACGATGAAGAAAAAGACCAGTATCTGATCGGCCGTGATCATATTGGTATCATTCCGCTATACCAGGGAGTGGACGAACATGGCAACTACTATATTGCCTCTGAAATGAAAGCATTGGTTCCTGTTTGTAAGACAATCAGCGAATTTCCTCCGGGCTGCTATTATGGTTCATCCGATCAGGAACCAGTACGCTACTATATCCGGGACTGGAACGACTACAACGCTGTGCAGGGGAACGTAACAGATAAAGAAGAACTGACTCAGGCATTAGAAGCTGCGGTTAAACGACAACTGATGACCGACGTTCCTTACGGAGTACTGCTGTCCGGAGGGCTGGATTCATCCATTACTTCTGCGGTTGCGAAACGCTTTGCTGCGATGCGGATTGAAGATGATGAGAAGTCAGCCGCATGGTGGCCTCAACTCCACTCATTTGCCATCGGACTGGAAGGTGCTCCTGACCTGAAAGCTGCCCGGGAAGTTGCGGAAAAAATTGGTACGGTTCACCATGAGATGACCTATACCATTCAGGAAGGACTGGACGCTATCCGTGATGTGATTTATCACATTGAAACATATGATGTCACGACCATCCGAGCTTCGACGCCAATGTACCTGATGGGCAGAAAAATCAAAGCCATGGGAATCAAGATGGTACTCTCAGGAGAAGGCGCCGATGAAATTTTTGGGGGTTATCTCTACTTCCACAAAGCACCGAATGCACAGGAGTTCCATGAAGAAACGGTCCGTAAGTTACTTGCTTTGAACATGTTTGACTGCGCTCGGGCAAATAAATCTCTGGCCGCATGGGGTGTTGAAGGACGAGTTCCATTTCTGGACAAAGAGTTCATTGATGTTGCAATGCGTTTGAACCCGAAAGATAAAATGTGTGGCAACGGAAAGATGGAAAAACACGTCTTACGTGAATGCTTTGAACACTATCTGCCGGATTCAATTGCCTGGCGCCAGAAAGAACAATTCTCCGATGGTGTTGGCTACGGCTGGATTGATACTCTCAAAGCAGTAGCAGAAGAAAAAATCACCGACCAGCAGATGGAAACAGCTCAATATCGTTTCCCTTACAATACGCCTACCACGAAAGAAGGCTATGTATACCGGGAAATTTTTGAAGAACTGTTCCCACTGGAATCTGCAGCCAAATGTGTTCCGGGTGGCCCGTCTGTTGCCTGTTCATCGGCAAAAGCGATTGAGTGGGATGAGTCCTTTAAAAACTGTATTGATCCATCTGGGCGGGCAGTCAAAAACGTCCATCAGGAAGCTTACTGA
- the rfaH gene encoding transcription/translation regulatory transformer protein RfaH, protein MKQWYLLYCKRGEQQRAKCHLENQGVECYYPEIKVEKILRGKKQTLCEPLFPSYMFVRFDYEVGPSFVSVRSTRGVTDFIRFGQHPKEVNAELIEHLKALESSPQSLQQGMPQRGQVIRVKGGQFAGIEAIYQEADGETRSIMLVKMISQTVAMSLDNRDLELS, encoded by the coding sequence ATGAAACAATGGTACTTATTGTATTGTAAGCGTGGGGAACAACAACGGGCCAAATGTCATTTGGAGAATCAGGGTGTCGAATGCTATTACCCTGAAATTAAAGTAGAGAAGATTCTTCGGGGTAAAAAGCAGACGCTTTGTGAACCTCTGTTCCCTTCTTATATGTTTGTCCGGTTTGACTATGAGGTTGGTCCCAGTTTTGTTTCAGTCCGTTCGACCAGAGGCGTGACAGATTTTATTCGTTTCGGTCAGCACCCTAAAGAAGTGAATGCTGAGTTGATAGAGCATTTAAAAGCTCTGGAATCCAGTCCGCAATCCCTGCAGCAGGGTATGCCACAACGTGGACAGGTGATTCGGGTGAAAGGTGGGCAGTTCGCCGGGATTGAAGCAATCTATCAGGAAGCCGATGGAGAGACGCGTTCGATCATGTTGGTTAAAATGATTAGCCAGACTGTCGCAATGAGTCTTGATAATCGGGATCTGGAGTTGTCTTAA
- the hemH gene encoding ferrochelatase — protein MYQAKKQGVLLVNLGTPAEATPSAVKAFLAEFLSDPRVIDLSPLFWRPLLHGIILPIRAPKVARLYQQIWMDGGSPLMVYSMRQRDKLKKRLNIPVELGMTYGQPSLQDGLQRLTEQQVESVIVLPLYPQYSGTTTAAVYDALGLALKSFAVVPELHMIRDYYQHPLYIKALAEQVRSSWEKHGQGDYLLCSYHGIPQRYANNGDIYPLHCVETTRLLATELALDEHRIGMAYQSRFGKEEWLQPYTDKTLESLPQNGIRKLDVISPAFSVDCLETLEEIAQQGKETFLASGGEVYNFVACLNDSDAHISLLAELVKDSANRQE, from the coding sequence ATGTATCAAGCAAAAAAGCAAGGTGTTCTGCTCGTCAATCTGGGAACACCAGCAGAAGCAACACCTTCTGCCGTGAAAGCATTTCTGGCTGAGTTTCTTTCCGATCCCCGAGTGATTGATTTATCTCCTTTATTCTGGCGGCCATTGTTACATGGGATTATTTTGCCCATCCGTGCTCCTAAAGTTGCTCGGTTATATCAACAGATTTGGATGGATGGTGGCTCTCCGCTGATGGTTTATTCAATGCGTCAGCGCGATAAACTGAAAAAACGGCTCAATATTCCGGTTGAACTTGGTATGACTTATGGACAACCAAGTCTTCAGGATGGTTTGCAACGTTTGACGGAGCAACAGGTTGAATCTGTAATTGTATTGCCACTTTATCCTCAATATTCGGGAACTACGACTGCTGCCGTTTATGATGCGCTGGGATTGGCACTAAAATCATTTGCTGTTGTACCTGAACTTCATATGATTCGGGATTATTATCAGCATCCACTTTATATCAAGGCACTGGCGGAGCAGGTTCGTTCCTCCTGGGAGAAACATGGGCAGGGCGATTATCTGCTCTGCTCTTATCATGGAATCCCGCAGCGTTACGCAAATAATGGTGATATCTACCCACTGCATTGTGTTGAAACCACCCGGCTGTTGGCAACAGAGCTGGCTCTGGATGAGCACCGGATTGGTATGGCTTATCAGTCCCGTTTCGGTAAAGAAGAATGGCTGCAACCATACACAGATAAAACACTGGAGAGTCTGCCTCAGAACGGTATCAGAAAGCTGGATGTTATCTCTCCGGCATTTTCAGTTGATTGTCTGGAAACTCTGGAAGAAATCGCTCAGCAAGGGAAAGAAACTTTTTTGGCTTCCGGGGGAGAAGTCTATAATTTTGTTGCGTGTCTGAATGATTCGGATGCCCACATATCTTTACTGGCTGAATTGGTGAAAGATTCGGCAAACAGGCAGGAATAA
- the adk gene encoding adenylate kinase — protein sequence MRIILLGAPGAGKGTQAQFIMEKYGIPQISTGDMLRAAIKAGTELGKQAKAVIDAGQLVSDDIILGLIKERIAQPDCEKGFLLDGFPRTIPQADGLKEMGIEIDYVIEFDVADAVIVERMAGRRAHLASGRTYHVVYNPPKVEGKDDVTGEDLVIRDDDKEETVRSRLAVYHEQTAPLIDYYSKEAAAGKTQYLKLDGTKVVAEVSADIEKVLV from the coding sequence ATGCGCATCATTCTTCTGGGTGCTCCGGGTGCAGGTAAAGGCACACAAGCTCAGTTCATTATGGAGAAATATGGAATTCCACAGATTTCTACCGGTGACATGCTTCGTGCAGCGATTAAAGCAGGCACTGAACTAGGTAAGCAAGCCAAAGCAGTTATCGATGCTGGTCAGTTAGTTTCTGATGATATTATTCTGGGATTGATCAAAGAGCGGATTGCCCAGCCGGATTGTGAGAAAGGCTTCCTGTTAGATGGTTTCCCACGGACAATTCCTCAGGCTGATGGTCTGAAAGAAATGGGAATTGAGATTGACTATGTGATTGAGTTTGATGTGGCTGATGCAGTTATTGTTGAGCGTATGGCTGGTCGTCGGGCCCATTTAGCGTCCGGACGGACCTATCATGTCGTGTACAATCCACCAAAAGTTGAAGGTAAAGACGATGTCACTGGTGAAGATCTGGTGATTCGTGATGATGATAAAGAAGAAACCGTTCGTTCACGTCTGGCTGTTTATCATGAGCAGACCGCGCCACTGATCGACTACTACAGCAAAGAAGCTGCTGCAGGAAAAACACAGTACCTGAAATTGGATGGTACTAAGGTTGTTGCTGAAGTGAGCGCTGATATTGAAAAAGTATTGGTATAA
- the htpG gene encoding molecular chaperone HtpG, whose translation MSETITNNKETRGFQSEVKQLLNLMIHSLYSNKEIFLRELISNASDAADKLRFQALSNPDLYQGDAELAVRLSFDKEAKTLTISDNGIGMNRESVIDNLGTIAKSGTKEFFAKLSDDQVKDSQLIGQFGVGFYSAFIVADAVTVRTRDASVSADEGVLWHSQGEGEYTLETVRKESRGTDIVLHLREEGEEFLSEWRLKELVSKYSDHIGIPVYIQTAKTDEEGKETGETEWEKINKAEALWTQPKSEISEEEYKEFYKHVSHDFADPLVWSHNKVEGKNDYTSLLYIPSKAPWDMMNRDHKSGLKLYVQRVFIMDDAAQFMPSYLRFVRGLIDSNDLPLNVSREILQDNKVTQSLRSACTKRVLSMLDRMSGDEEKYQTFWQEFGMVMKEGPAEDFSNREKIAGLLRFASTHTDSSKQNVGLKAYVERMKEGQDKIYYLTADSYAAAKNSPHLEQFKSKGIEVVLMYDRIDEWLMNYLTEFDGKQFQSITKAGLDLSQFEDEAEKEKHKETEEAFKTVVERTKSYLGDRVKEVRTTFKLASTPAVVVTDDYEIGTQMAKLLEAAGQAAPEVKYILELNPEHQLVKKMADEPDEELFGRWVEILLGQAMLAERGSMEDPAQFLSAVNQLLTKVE comes from the coding sequence ATGAGCGAAACGATTACGAATAACAAAGAAACTCGTGGTTTTCAGTCCGAAGTGAAGCAACTGCTGAACTTGATGATTCACTCTCTCTATTCGAATAAAGAGATTTTTTTACGGGAATTGATCTCCAATGCATCAGATGCGGCAGACAAATTGCGCTTCCAGGCGTTATCAAATCCGGATTTATATCAGGGAGATGCTGAACTTGCAGTTCGTTTGTCTTTTGACAAAGAAGCGAAGACTCTGACTATCTCGGACAATGGTATCGGTATGAACCGGGAAAGTGTGATCGATAATCTGGGGACAATTGCCAAATCCGGTACAAAAGAGTTCTTTGCCAAGTTGTCCGATGATCAGGTGAAAGACTCACAGTTGATTGGTCAGTTTGGTGTGGGTTTCTATTCGGCTTTCATTGTTGCCGATGCAGTCACAGTCCGGACCCGTGATGCCAGTGTTTCTGCCGATGAGGGTGTTTTGTGGCATTCTCAGGGTGAGGGAGAATACACGCTGGAGACTGTCCGTAAAGAGAGCCGTGGTACTGATATTGTCCTTCACTTACGCGAAGAAGGTGAAGAGTTTTTATCTGAATGGCGTCTGAAAGAGCTTGTTTCCAAGTACTCCGATCATATTGGTATTCCTGTCTACATCCAGACTGCGAAAACCGATGAAGAAGGTAAAGAGACCGGGGAAACGGAGTGGGAGAAAATCAACAAGGCAGAAGCGCTTTGGACTCAGCCAAAATCTGAAATTAGTGAAGAAGAGTACAAAGAGTTCTATAAGCATGTTTCTCATGACTTTGCTGATCCACTGGTCTGGAGTCACAACAAGGTTGAAGGGAAAAATGATTATACCAGCCTGTTGTATATTCCTTCCAAAGCACCGTGGGATATGATGAACCGGGATCATAAGAGTGGTCTGAAACTCTATGTTCAGCGGGTTTTCATCATGGACGATGCGGCGCAATTCATGCCGTCTTATCTGCGGTTTGTCCGGGGATTGATTGATTCAAACGATTTACCATTGAATGTATCCCGTGAAATTTTGCAGGACAACAAAGTTACTCAATCGTTGCGTAGTGCATGTACAAAACGGGTTCTGTCGATGCTGGATCGTATGTCTGGTGATGAAGAAAAGTATCAGACCTTCTGGCAAGAATTCGGCATGGTAATGAAAGAAGGTCCGGCTGAAGACTTCTCCAACCGGGAAAAAATTGCCGGATTGCTGCGGTTTGCATCAACACACACCGACAGTTCCAAGCAAAATGTTGGCCTGAAAGCATACGTTGAACGAATGAAAGAAGGTCAGGACAAGATTTATTATCTGACCGCCGACAGTTATGCTGCTGCGAAGAACAGTCCACACCTTGAGCAGTTCAAGTCCAAAGGTATTGAAGTTGTTCTGATGTACGACCGTATCGATGAGTGGCTGATGAACTATCTGACTGAATTCGATGGTAAACAGTTCCAGTCTATCACAAAAGCCGGGCTTGACCTGAGCCAGTTTGAAGACGAAGCTGAAAAAGAGAAGCACAAAGAAACGGAAGAAGCATTCAAGACAGTTGTAGAAAGGACCAAGTCTTATCTGGGTGACCGGGTGAAGGAAGTCCGTACGACATTCAAGCTTGCATCAACACCAGCTGTTGTTGTCACTGACGATTATGAAATCGGAACACAGATGGCGAAACTGCTGGAAGCTGCCGGTCAGGCAGCTCCGGAAGTGAAATATATTCTGGAACTGAATCCTGAGCATCAGCTGGTGAAGAAGATGGCTGATGAACCTGACGAAGAGCTGTTTGGTCGTTGGGTTGAAATTCTGTTAGGTCAGGCAATGCTGGCTGAACGAGGTTCAATGGAAGATCCGGCACAGTTCCTGAGTGCCGTCAACCAGCTCTTGACTAAGGTTGAATAA
- a CDS encoding transcriptional regulator, protein MNTTSPKFILAERFTFVPNNNSLVDKENDNETIRLGSNESRILLMLAQRPNEVIRRNELHDFVWRKQGFEVDDSSLTQAISTLRKMLNDSTKSPRYIKTVPKRGYQLIASVEPLAAALSSAKTETSAKTETSAQQEEALSFQEENSAQHNIVAAPEKNTHEELALQESTDTKQDAPSAKMGWKIKLVFLIAFILPMAAVMYNGPHNSYFRNLTVINEIPINTPKNHPDLNSWLPSIELCVKKYQEAHSKDVPPSQVIATSGQGNKLILNYIYPIEHSDKNATLNIVVNQEDLAKVCR, encoded by the coding sequence ATGAATACCACAAGCCCAAAATTCATCCTGGCTGAACGTTTCACATTCGTTCCCAACAACAACTCGTTGGTCGATAAAGAAAATGACAACGAAACAATCCGGCTGGGAAGTAACGAAAGCAGAATTCTGTTGATGCTTGCCCAGCGTCCTAATGAAGTCATTCGTCGTAATGAACTTCATGATTTTGTGTGGCGAAAGCAAGGCTTTGAGGTTGATGATTCCAGTCTCACACAAGCCATTTCAACTCTCAGAAAAATGTTGAATGACTCTACAAAATCACCACGTTATATCAAAACGGTTCCCAAACGTGGCTATCAGCTCATTGCCAGCGTTGAACCACTGGCGGCAGCATTATCATCCGCCAAAACTGAAACGTCTGCAAAAACTGAGACATCAGCTCAACAGGAAGAAGCACTTTCATTTCAGGAAGAAAACTCAGCCCAACACAATATAGTAGCTGCCCCTGAAAAGAATACACATGAAGAACTGGCACTTCAGGAATCCACTGATACTAAGCAGGATGCACCTTCAGCCAAAATGGGATGGAAAATAAAACTGGTTTTCCTGATCGCATTTATCCTGCCAATGGCGGCAGTCATGTATAACGGGCCACATAATTCGTATTTCCGTAACTTAACGGTCATCAACGAGATACCGATCAATACTCCGAAAAATCATCCGGATCTGAACTCGTGGCTACCATCCATTGAACTATGCGTGAAAAAATACCAGGAAGCCCACTCAAAAGATGTACCACCAAGCCAGGTCATTGCAACCAGTGGTCAGGGGAACAAGCTGATATTGAATTACATCTATCCAATTGAACATAGTGATAAAAATGCCACCTTAAACATTGTTGTCAATCAAGAGGATCTAGCTAAAGTATGTCGGTAA
- a CDS encoding regulatory protein ToxS, with the protein MSVKKINQRIAVMTLLASIVFSAWLYWGSDLKLKQLLTSREWQSKVVTLIESKNEVSSVGPLRRVDVMSNVKYLPNETYIRVSVILLYAGGKEPESTIDISETGSWELSENYLLITPTAFKDISSNESKDFTPDQLNLIKQFFKMDAQQSRRVDVINSKTLLLTSLNHDSTTLFTN; encoded by the coding sequence ATGTCGGTAAAAAAAATAAACCAACGCATTGCAGTGATGACTCTGCTTGCATCAATTGTTTTCAGCGCCTGGCTATACTGGGGTAGTGATTTGAAACTGAAACAGTTGCTTACATCAAGGGAGTGGCAGTCTAAAGTTGTCACACTAATCGAAAGCAAAAATGAAGTTTCATCTGTTGGCCCGCTGCGTCGCGTCGATGTCATGTCGAATGTGAAATATCTGCCAAATGAAACTTATATCCGGGTTTCCGTGATTCTACTCTATGCCGGTGGGAAAGAACCGGAGAGTACAATTGATATATCGGAAACCGGTTCCTGGGAGTTGAGTGAGAACTACCTGTTGATCACACCGACAGCATTTAAAGATATTTCGTCCAACGAAAGTAAAGACTTTACGCCCGATCAGTTGAACCTGATTAAACAGTTTTTCAAAATGGATGCACAGCAAAGCAGACGTGTGGATGTCATTAACAGTAAAACGTTATTGCTGACCAGTCTCAATCACGACTCAACAACCCTCTTCACCAATTAA
- a CDS encoding SelT/SelW/SelH family protein, with product MQKIKISIFYCRQCNWMLRASWLAQELLHTFSEDIEQVSLCPDTGGRFEIFCNGVQIWERQKDQGFPDAKILKQRVRDIIDPERNLGHIDR from the coding sequence GTGCAAAAAATAAAAATCAGTATTTTCTACTGCCGCCAGTGTAATTGGATGTTACGTGCTTCCTGGCTGGCTCAGGAGTTGCTGCATACATTCAGCGAAGATATTGAACAGGTGTCACTCTGCCCGGATACAGGAGGCCGTTTCGAAATCTTCTGTAATGGCGTTCAGATCTGGGAACGCCAGAAGGATCAGGGGTTTCCGGATGCTAAAATTTTAAAACAACGCGTTCGGGATATCATTGATCCCGAACGGAATCTGGGCCATATCGATCGGTAA
- a CDS encoding CBS domain-containing protein: MNRHESVRVRDVMANTYAIVDGLMTVYEAIRIAKQQQVKALIVDKRHDDDEFGIVLMNDIAKKVLASNRSSKRTNVYEIMTKPALSVDPEMKVKYCARLFERFGISRAPVIEHGRVIGMVSYNNIVVNGMLEEDDLE; the protein is encoded by the coding sequence ATGAACAGGCATGAGAGCGTCAGGGTTCGTGATGTGATGGCCAATACCTATGCCATCGTCGATGGTTTAATGACGGTTTATGAGGCGATTCGGATTGCGAAACAGCAGCAGGTGAAAGCCTTGATTGTCGATAAACGTCATGATGATGATGAATTTGGTATTGTGTTGATGAACGATATTGCCAAAAAGGTTCTGGCGAGTAACCGTTCGTCGAAGCGAACCAATGTTTATGAGATTATGACCAAGCCCGCATTGTCAGTTGATCCGGAAATGAAAGTTAAATACTGTGCCCGCTTGTTCGAACGTTTTGGGATTAGCCGGGCACCCGTGATTGAACACGGGAGAGTCATTGGTATGGTCAGCTATAACAATATTGTGGTCAACGGCATGCTGGAGGAGGATGATCTGGAGTAA